One Pontibacillus yanchengensis DNA window includes the following coding sequences:
- the sigI gene encoding RNA polymerase sigma factor SigI, with amino-acid sequence MIRRLLKKDGDDSLEELVTLAQDGDEDAQNHLLKQYQPFIAKSVSEVCKRYIDPSKDDEFSIGLMAFHEAIQSYSREKGSSFLSFAKLVVKRKVIDYIRNDQNNPVVASIDQEYDDEEQMENPQEVKAARDRYDLETESWYRRIEIHDFTEKLKTYKLSFEELTTVSPKHRDARESAIKVARTIYNDEQLRDFVLEKRKLPMKLLADKVEVSKKTLERNRKFILAIFIILHEDYVYLKDYIRGVGL; translated from the coding sequence TTGATCAGACGTCTGTTAAAAAAAGACGGAGATGATAGCCTCGAAGAACTCGTCACCCTTGCACAGGATGGCGATGAGGATGCACAAAATCATCTCCTGAAGCAATATCAACCTTTTATCGCCAAAAGTGTCTCTGAAGTTTGCAAACGATATATCGACCCTTCAAAAGACGATGAATTCAGTATAGGTTTGATGGCTTTTCATGAAGCTATCCAATCTTATTCAAGAGAGAAAGGAAGCTCTTTTCTCTCTTTCGCCAAGCTTGTAGTAAAGCGGAAAGTTATTGATTATATACGAAATGATCAGAATAACCCAGTGGTTGCCTCGATTGATCAAGAATATGATGACGAGGAACAAATGGAAAATCCGCAAGAGGTTAAAGCAGCTAGAGATCGTTATGACCTTGAAACTGAAAGCTGGTATAGACGCATTGAAATTCATGATTTTACAGAGAAGTTGAAAACGTATAAATTGTCTTTTGAAGAGCTTACTACTGTGTCCCCCAAGCATAGAGATGCTCGGGAGTCAGCTATCAAAGTAGCTCGCACGATTTACAACGATGAACAACTTAGGGACTTTGTTCTAGAGAAGCGTAAACTTCCTATGAAACTTTTGGCTGACAAAGTAGAGGTAAGTAAAAAAACCTTAGAACGTAATCGTAAATTCATCTTAGCCATTTTCATCATTTTGCATGAAGATTACGTCTACTTGAAAGATTATATTAGGGGGGTGGGCCTTTGA
- a CDS encoding DUF1499 domain-containing protein: MARQNIGVRDAKLAPCPSSPNCVSTQAEDESKHMEALAFKGDKQSTKDKLKRIIEEYPKAQIVTERGDYIHATFTTKWLKFTDDVEFYLNEEEQNIHFRSASRTGYSDLGKNRSRMNDIAESYNKL, translated from the coding sequence ATGGCTAGGCAAAACATAGGGGTTCGTGATGCGAAGTTAGCTCCTTGTCCGAGTTCACCAAATTGTGTATCCACTCAAGCGGAAGATGAGTCCAAGCATATGGAAGCATTAGCTTTTAAAGGTGATAAACAATCTACAAAAGACAAGCTGAAAAGAATCATAGAGGAATATCCCAAAGCTCAAATTGTTACAGAGCGTGGGGACTATATTCATGCTACCTTTACTACCAAGTGGCTTAAGTTCACGGATGATGTAGAATTTTACTTAAATGAAGAAGAACAGAATATCCATTTTCGTTCTGCCTCTCGAACAGGTTATTCTGACTTAGGAAAAAATCGAAGTCGAATGAATGATATAGCAGAGTCATATAATAAGTTATAA
- a CDS encoding S1C family serine protease — protein MSEDRNNQNPDIIDDDLYEEFEDEELFELLEEERRKPKPEKKGPVFPKWAFWLIAIMMFINVIAIIPKTFSLPAVDFLFKSAQLSTNSDINTYQRSIVVVESGKSKGTGFSISEDGYIITNHHVIDNGEKISLAYPEEGLFQGEVVAEFESVDLALLKARRVDGKKVEDLPSLPLAEETSFKEREHVHFIGNPLRFTGIANEGEVIGYTRLDDWEEDVLMLDAPIYHGNSGSPVINMEGEVIAVVFATIKREQHGKVGLAIPISYYHHKIENLEESQTPDQ, from the coding sequence ATGAGTGAAGATCGAAACAATCAAAACCCAGATATAATAGATGATGATTTATATGAAGAGTTCGAAGATGAGGAATTATTTGAGTTACTAGAGGAAGAGCGTCGTAAGCCTAAACCAGAGAAAAAAGGACCCGTCTTTCCCAAATGGGCGTTTTGGTTAATTGCCATTATGATGTTTATCAATGTTATCGCCATTATACCGAAGACTTTTTCCTTACCTGCTGTTGATTTCCTCTTTAAATCTGCTCAATTATCGACTAATTCAGATATCAACACCTATCAAAGATCCATCGTTGTTGTTGAATCAGGAAAGTCAAAAGGTACAGGATTCTCCATATCAGAAGATGGCTATATCATAACGAACCACCATGTGATTGATAATGGGGAAAAGATATCATTAGCCTATCCAGAAGAAGGGCTCTTCCAAGGAGAAGTGGTAGCTGAATTTGAAAGTGTGGATTTAGCTTTGTTGAAAGCTAGGCGGGTAGATGGGAAAAAAGTAGAAGACCTTCCATCATTACCTTTAGCTGAGGAAACATCATTTAAGGAAAGAGAGCATGTGCACTTTATAGGCAATCCACTTCGTTTTACAGGAATCGCGAATGAAGGTGAAGTAATTGGCTATACGCGTTTAGATGATTGGGAAGAGGATGTTCTAATGCTCGATGCTCCGATTTATCATGGGAATAGCGGGAGCCCAGTGATTAATATGGAAGGTGAAGTTATAGCTGTTGTGTTTGCTACAATTAAACGGGAGCAACATGGCAAGGTTGGCTTGGCCATTCCAATTTCGTATTACCACCATAAAATAGAAAATCTAGAGGAAAGTCAAACTCCGGACCAATGA
- a CDS encoding ABC transporter ATP-binding protein, protein MFSVLGKLQWFFKDYWIRYTAAIVMLIFVSAIDIIPPKIIGMAIDAIQFETLTTGRLLELLLWYGLIIVVSYVVSYYWVNLLFGGAIILERKVRSKLMQHFLSMTPTFFGKYRTGDLMARSTNDLKALSMTTGFGILTLVDSTFFMVMIIGVMAITISWQLTLAALIPLPIMALIMNRYGKTIHERFTKAQDVFGDMNDDVLESIRGVRVIRAFVQEDQDEKRFHEMTEEVYDKNVAVAKIDAMFEPTIKILVGISYTIGLGYGASLVFTNVITLGQLVSFNVYLGMLIWPMFAVGELINVMQRGNASLDRVNETLGYRADVEDPAEPTIVPLPQTVVFDKVTFQYPDTEQAQLKNIQLAVQQGETIGVVGKTGAGKTTMFKQLLRDYPGMKGNLSISDISIHDLSLDVTRGWIGYVPQDQILFSKTVRENIQFGQDGAEDSEIERILKLAYLKDDIDNLPQGLDTKVGESGVTLSGGQKQRVSLARALIMNPEILILDDSLSAVDGKTEANIIKHLKRERKDKTTFIAAHRLSAVQHADLIIVLEDGEIVERGTHVELIENKGWYFEQFTTQQMDSEEVSG, encoded by the coding sequence ATGTTTTCAGTTTTAGGAAAACTCCAGTGGTTTTTTAAGGATTATTGGATTCGGTACACTGCAGCAATTGTCATGTTAATTTTTGTTAGCGCCATCGACATTATCCCACCGAAAATTATTGGGATGGCGATTGACGCGATTCAGTTTGAAACATTAACAACGGGACGATTACTAGAATTACTGCTTTGGTATGGACTGATTATTGTGGTCAGTTACGTGGTTTCGTATTATTGGGTGAATTTACTTTTTGGTGGAGCAATCATTTTGGAACGGAAGGTTCGCTCGAAATTAATGCAACACTTCCTTTCGATGACACCAACTTTTTTTGGGAAATATCGTACAGGAGACTTAATGGCTAGATCAACCAATGATTTGAAAGCACTATCCATGACAACAGGGTTCGGTATTTTGACGCTGGTGGACTCTACTTTTTTCATGGTTATGATTATTGGTGTGATGGCCATCACAATAAGCTGGCAATTAACTTTAGCTGCATTAATACCACTTCCGATAATGGCTCTTATTATGAATCGATATGGAAAGACGATTCATGAGCGCTTCACAAAAGCTCAGGATGTTTTTGGTGACATGAATGATGATGTACTTGAATCTATTCGTGGTGTACGTGTTATTCGTGCGTTTGTCCAAGAGGATCAGGATGAGAAGCGGTTCCACGAGATGACGGAAGAGGTCTATGATAAAAACGTCGCAGTGGCGAAAATTGATGCAATGTTTGAGCCGACTATAAAAATTCTTGTTGGTATTTCTTATACGATTGGTTTAGGGTACGGAGCATCGCTTGTATTTACGAATGTGATTACACTCGGTCAACTGGTTTCCTTCAATGTATATCTTGGAATGCTTATTTGGCCAATGTTTGCGGTTGGTGAATTGATTAATGTCATGCAACGAGGGAATGCATCTCTAGATAGGGTGAATGAAACACTTGGCTATAGAGCGGATGTAGAAGATCCAGCCGAGCCAACAATCGTTCCTCTTCCTCAAACGGTTGTCTTTGATAAGGTGACGTTTCAATATCCTGACACAGAGCAAGCTCAACTGAAAAATATTCAATTAGCGGTACAACAAGGAGAAACCATCGGAGTCGTAGGTAAAACAGGAGCCGGGAAAACCACAATGTTTAAGCAACTGTTACGAGATTATCCTGGCATGAAGGGAAATCTATCAATCTCTGATATATCTATTCATGACCTTTCTTTAGACGTAACAAGAGGATGGATTGGCTACGTTCCCCAAGATCAAATTCTTTTTTCGAAAACGGTTCGAGAAAATATTCAGTTTGGTCAAGATGGTGCTGAGGATTCGGAAATTGAAAGAATATTGAAATTGGCCTACTTGAAGGACGATATTGATAACTTACCACAAGGATTAGACACGAAAGTTGGCGAAAGTGGGGTCACTTTATCAGGTGGACAAAAGCAACGTGTATCCTTAGCACGAGCTCTCATTATGAATCCAGAAATTTTGATATTAGATGATTCCTTATCAGCAGTCGATGGGAAAACGGAAGCGAATATTATTAAACATTTAAAACGAGAGCGCAAGGATAAAACAACTTTTATTGCTGCGCACCGTTTATCTGCTGTTCAACATGCTGATCTAATAATTGTATTAGAAGATGGCGAAATTGTAGAAAGAGGTACGCATGTAGAGTTGATTGAGAATAAAGGATGGTACTTCGAGCAGTTCACCACACAACAAATGGACTCTGAGGAGGTGAGCGGCTAA
- a CDS encoding spore germination protein gives MRKNKRKSTSSSSNSSFPYTIEEIHQKLKDIFNESPDLNMIEYTIQQKKVAIFYITYQINKVQLNKSLLPPLLKIQQQPLDHKVILNELPLGGGDAQDNIDKIASNLIHGSACVYVEQDDKALTYLIPELERRSISRAENESLVFGPQISFTESIVSNLNIIRWRMDTPDLEVKKIIVGDRIPTEVRVIYLKSLADDENVNTVQQRIEELEVDDVLDSSVLAQLIEDNSRSIFPQILQTELPDRLCYALKKGKVGVLLDKSPNVLIAPSTVFSFLETTEDVYMRWNMGTFARILRLSAMILSILLTPAYVAALTFHYEVIPSSMLVSLGQSRATVPFPPILEALLLETLIELLREAGARLPTKVGQTMGIVGGIVLGQAAVKAGFTSNILIIIVALSALSSFTAPSYLMGTAIRIIRFPTIIFAGLWGLVGMLFVFGFLIIHLLRLTSIGRPYLSPIYPLTIKDFNDSILRLPFTIGNTRPLSNHPKDKKAYSEKKAKKKKDIDE, from the coding sequence ATGAGAAAAAACAAAAGAAAGTCAACCAGCAGCAGCTCTAATAGCAGCTTCCCATATACGATTGAAGAAATTCACCAGAAATTGAAGGATATTTTTAATGAAAGTCCTGATTTAAATATGATTGAATACACCATCCAACAAAAAAAGGTAGCCATCTTTTATATCACCTACCAAATTAATAAAGTTCAACTAAACAAAAGTTTACTTCCACCACTTTTAAAGATTCAGCAACAACCCCTTGATCATAAAGTCATTTTAAATGAACTGCCATTAGGTGGAGGGGACGCACAAGATAACATAGATAAAATTGCTTCAAACCTAATACACGGATCAGCATGTGTATATGTTGAGCAGGATGATAAAGCGCTAACCTACCTTATCCCTGAACTAGAAAGAAGATCGATTAGTCGTGCTGAAAATGAATCCCTTGTATTTGGGCCGCAAATTTCATTTACAGAATCAATTGTGTCCAACTTAAACATTATTCGTTGGCGTATGGATACGCCTGATTTGGAAGTTAAAAAAATTATTGTGGGGGATCGAATTCCAACAGAGGTTCGGGTTATTTATCTAAAATCACTTGCAGATGATGAGAACGTAAACACTGTACAACAGCGCATTGAAGAGTTAGAAGTAGATGATGTACTTGATAGCTCTGTGTTAGCTCAACTTATAGAGGACAATAGTAGAAGTATATTTCCCCAAATATTGCAAACAGAATTGCCAGACAGACTGTGCTATGCGTTGAAAAAAGGAAAAGTCGGAGTGTTACTTGATAAGAGCCCTAATGTGTTAATTGCACCATCTACCGTGTTCTCCTTCTTAGAAACAACGGAAGATGTCTATATGAGGTGGAACATGGGTACGTTTGCAAGAATTTTACGGTTATCGGCCATGATTCTATCTATTTTGTTAACACCTGCCTATGTAGCAGCCCTGACCTTTCATTATGAGGTTATTCCATCATCCATGCTTGTATCATTGGGACAGTCAAGAGCGACAGTTCCGTTCCCACCTATATTAGAAGCGTTATTACTGGAGACTTTAATTGAATTACTTCGGGAAGCAGGAGCCAGACTACCAACAAAAGTAGGACAAACAATGGGTATTGTTGGTGGTATTGTACTTGGGCAAGCGGCTGTTAAAGCAGGTTTCACCAGTAATATCTTAATCATTATCGTAGCTTTAAGCGCCCTGTCTTCTTTCACAGCACCAAGTTATTTAATGGGTACTGCCATCCGAATTATTCGCTTCCCTACTATTATTTTTGCTGGATTATGGGGGTTAGTTGGAATGCTTTTTGTTTTCGGGTTTCTTATCATTCATTTATTACGGTTAACTTCTATTGGTAGACCTTATTTGTCACCTATTTACCCTTTAACGATTAAAGATTTTAACGATTCGATTCTCCGATTACCATTTACAATCGGAAATACCAGACCTTTATCCAACCATCCTAAGGACAAGAAAGCATATTCCGAAAAGAAAGCGAAGAAGAAAAAAGACATAGATGAGTAG
- a CDS encoding ABC transporter ATP-binding protein, with product MKSSTEKRLFQYAMQFKKTIFIGLICLTIAVALELTGPFIAKRLIDEHILGIEANWYQVQEEEGSHTVLYQGEPYKRADRIDSTDEKVDTATILQAGKSYYFIEEDVPTEGNKSFEDGVLTITTPDETVEVNATGLQLDELYAFFKPETSAIKWLLGLYVVLLLIAAVFQYWQTYLLQVSSNKIIQKMRKDVFAHIQRVPIDYFINRPAGKIVARVTNDTEAIRELYEKVLATFVTSLIYMFGIYIALFLLNAKLAAICLLLIPIMALWMKLYKAYAGKYNDVIRSTISDLNGNINEAIQGMPIIQAFRRQKQTTEEFEEMNTRHFTYQNKLLNLNSLTSFNLVNVLRNLAFVAFIWYFGGASMGVGGVVSVGLLYAFVDYLNRLFQPVIDVVNQLSQLEQARVASSRVFELMDHEGEEVNNQPIPRYRGNITFDHVSFAYEKDDYILKDISLQTQEGETIAFVGHTGSGKSSVMNLLFRFYDPQKGTISIDGMDTKTLSRQQVRSHMGIVLQDPFIFTGTILSNVTMGDPTISKERAIKALQEVGADRFIEKFPNKYDEPVKEKGSTLSTGERQLISFARALAFDPAILILDEATANIDTETEGIIQEALNVLKKGRTTLVIAHRLSTIQQADQIFVLDHGRIVEQGNHESLIKENGIYYQMYQMQQGRLEEAAIS from the coding sequence ATGAAATCTTCAACGGAAAAACGATTATTTCAATATGCTATGCAGTTTAAGAAAACGATTTTCATAGGGCTGATTTGTTTAACCATTGCCGTAGCACTTGAACTGACAGGACCATTTATAGCAAAGCGCTTGATTGATGAGCATATTCTTGGGATTGAAGCAAATTGGTATCAGGTGCAAGAGGAAGAAGGCTCTCACACAGTATTATATCAAGGAGAGCCTTACAAACGAGCTGATCGCATCGATTCAACTGATGAAAAAGTAGATACCGCAACAATTTTACAAGCTGGAAAAAGCTATTACTTTATAGAGGAAGATGTACCAACAGAGGGTAATAAATCATTCGAGGATGGTGTCCTTACGATTACCACACCGGATGAGACAGTAGAAGTAAACGCAACCGGATTACAATTGGATGAGTTGTATGCATTCTTTAAACCGGAAACAAGTGCAATAAAATGGTTGCTTGGTTTGTATGTTGTGTTGTTATTGATTGCAGCAGTATTTCAATATTGGCAAACCTATTTGTTACAGGTATCTTCCAACAAAATCATCCAGAAGATGAGAAAAGATGTTTTTGCTCATATTCAACGAGTCCCAATTGATTACTTCATCAATCGCCCTGCAGGTAAAATTGTAGCTCGAGTTACAAATGATACAGAGGCAATTCGTGAATTGTATGAAAAGGTGCTAGCAACTTTCGTTACAAGTTTAATTTATATGTTCGGAATCTACATTGCCTTATTTCTACTCAACGCAAAGCTAGCTGCAATCTGTCTATTGCTTATTCCAATTATGGCGCTCTGGATGAAACTGTATAAAGCATATGCAGGTAAGTACAATGATGTAATCCGCTCAACGATTAGTGACTTGAATGGTAATATCAATGAAGCGATTCAGGGTATGCCTATCATTCAAGCATTTCGTAGACAAAAACAAACGACAGAAGAGTTTGAAGAAATGAACACCCGTCACTTCACGTATCAAAATAAGCTACTAAATCTAAATTCCCTAACATCCTTTAATTTAGTAAACGTACTACGAAACTTAGCGTTTGTAGCATTTATCTGGTACTTTGGAGGAGCTTCCATGGGGGTTGGTGGCGTCGTATCAGTTGGGTTACTCTATGCATTTGTTGACTATTTAAATCGCTTGTTCCAACCAGTTATTGATGTAGTTAATCAATTATCTCAACTTGAGCAAGCTCGTGTTGCATCAAGCCGTGTATTTGAACTTATGGATCATGAAGGAGAAGAAGTTAATAATCAACCTATTCCTCGATATAGAGGCAACATTACGTTTGATCATGTTTCTTTTGCATATGAAAAGGATGATTATATACTAAAGGATATTTCCTTGCAAACACAAGAGGGCGAAACAATCGCATTTGTTGGGCACACAGGTTCTGGGAAAAGCTCAGTTATGAATTTGCTTTTCCGTTTTTATGACCCACAAAAAGGGACCATATCGATTGATGGTATGGATACAAAAACCTTATCACGACAACAAGTACGAAGTCATATGGGGATTGTTCTTCAAGATCCGTTTATTTTTACAGGAACCATATTATCCAATGTTACGATGGGGGATCCTACCATTTCGAAAGAACGAGCAATAAAAGCATTGCAAGAGGTTGGCGCTGATCGTTTCATAGAGAAATTTCCTAATAAATATGATGAACCTGTGAAAGAAAAAGGAAGCACTTTGTCAACTGGAGAACGACAGCTAATTTCATTTGCCAGAGCCCTGGCATTTGATCCAGCTATATTAATATTGGATGAAGCAACAGCCAATATTGATACAGAGACAGAAGGTATCATACAAGAGGCTTTAAACGTTCTTAAAAAAGGAAGAACAACACTAGTAATTGCACACCGCCTATCTACAATCCAACAAGCAGACCAAATATTTGTGTTGGATCACGGTAGAATTGTAGAACAAGGAAATCATGAATCTCTCATTAAAGAAAATGGTATTTACTATCAAATGTATCAAATGCAACAAGGGAGACTAGAGGAAGCGGCAATTTCATAA
- a CDS encoding GerAB/ArcD/ProY family transporter, which produces MNQGHVKIKANIQITAFYLFFIIHTMQIGAGIMGVPQIIYKESQNNAWISVLIAGVFLHLTIFVMISLLEQYKNADLFAIQKDVFGKWISRILGTFYILYILTVTSSIMLNYTEVVQVFIFPKMPSLQITFFLLFLATYAITGGFRVVVGSAYLFFFLTIWLVFSLYEPVRYIDWDHYLPVIQASPKELMMGAFKTTFSVLGLEVLLFVYPFISNKNKVPIVAHLAVLLTTILTFLVTFISIGYFSGPQLEGQIWPTLAMFKIIQFSILERFDFIAVAFWGFVILPNVILFIWLASYGAKRLYHVKQKHALYVIVLLLYAFTNIVEFRFSIDTLTDLSAKVGFYTVFVYPFLLLLIVLVKKKLTKSKGSGSN; this is translated from the coding sequence ATGAACCAAGGACATGTCAAGATTAAAGCCAATATACAAATCACTGCATTTTATTTGTTCTTCATTATTCACACCATGCAAATTGGGGCAGGAATCATGGGGGTTCCCCAAATAATTTATAAAGAATCTCAAAACAATGCTTGGATTTCTGTGCTTATTGCAGGCGTGTTCTTACACTTGACCATTTTTGTTATGATTTCCCTTCTGGAACAATACAAAAATGCTGATTTATTTGCTATTCAGAAAGATGTTTTTGGAAAATGGATTAGCCGAATACTGGGTACCTTTTACATTCTATATATTTTAACTGTAACAAGTAGCATCATGCTGAATTATACAGAAGTAGTTCAAGTCTTTATCTTTCCTAAGATGCCTTCTCTTCAAATTACGTTTTTCCTATTGTTCTTAGCTACTTATGCTATTACAGGCGGATTTCGAGTGGTAGTAGGATCAGCTTATTTGTTCTTTTTTCTAACAATTTGGCTTGTTTTTTCGCTTTATGAACCAGTAAGATATATAGATTGGGACCATTATCTTCCCGTTATCCAAGCTAGTCCAAAAGAGTTAATGATGGGTGCCTTTAAAACCACGTTTTCCGTTTTAGGTTTAGAGGTTTTACTGTTTGTATATCCTTTCATTAGTAATAAAAACAAAGTACCTATTGTAGCCCATCTAGCTGTATTACTAACTACCATCTTAACTTTCTTGGTCACCTTTATTTCAATTGGATATTTTAGCGGACCTCAACTGGAAGGACAAATCTGGCCAACATTAGCTATGTTTAAGATCATCCAATTTTCTATATTAGAACGATTTGACTTTATTGCAGTTGCATTTTGGGGATTTGTTATCTTGCCTAATGTTATTTTATTTATATGGCTTGCGAGCTATGGAGCTAAACGTCTGTATCATGTAAAACAAAAGCATGCCCTTTATGTAATTGTTCTTCTTTTATATGCATTCACGAATATTGTTGAATTTCGTTTCAGCATAGATACCCTCACAGACCTTTCTGCTAAAGTGGGATTTTATACGGTGTTTGTTTATCCATTTCTCCTTCTGTTGATTGTCCTAGTGAAGAAAAAACTCACAAAGAGCAAAGGAAGTGGCTCGAATTGA
- a CDS encoding TIGR00341 family protein has translation MSLQLIEAYIPNKHFESVDEKLREHTHTSYWVSSESKERMLVRILVNTDEVEEILNYLESVSNVVDGFETLLIPVRTYLSRSTLNEETEEKEENEQDEDEDDKTMLMRASRHELLTYVEKNSLTTLNYTLLIFLSAVVGTMGFIKDSDAVVIGSMVIAPLIGPVIATAFAAILGDYKLLGKAALTSLLGVGIVIIIAIIFNMFFHIDINTRQYLARTEVTLSDFFLALAAGGAGSIATLNRKAGNLVGVMVAVALLPPNIALGMSIGKGLWPEAYGSFLLVTVNIMCILLSAVIVFSLTGIRPVRWREVQRANVSRSLSIIFVLLIVASLLSVIFLGQDIKFE, from the coding sequence ATGAGTCTACAATTAATTGAAGCCTACATCCCAAATAAACATTTCGAATCTGTAGATGAGAAGTTGCGAGAGCATACCCATACTTCATATTGGGTATCGAGTGAATCTAAAGAACGGATGCTTGTACGAATTCTCGTGAATACAGATGAAGTAGAGGAAATATTAAATTACTTAGAGAGTGTATCGAATGTAGTAGATGGTTTTGAGACGCTCCTAATTCCAGTAAGAACTTATTTATCTAGATCTACATTAAATGAGGAAACAGAAGAAAAAGAGGAAAATGAACAGGACGAGGATGAAGATGATAAGACCATGCTGATGCGTGCCAGTAGACATGAGTTATTAACGTATGTAGAGAAAAACAGCTTAACTACTTTAAACTACACGCTTTTGATTTTTTTATCTGCTGTAGTAGGTACAATGGGATTCATTAAGGATAGTGACGCTGTTGTTATTGGGTCTATGGTAATCGCACCTCTTATAGGGCCCGTTATTGCAACAGCTTTTGCAGCTATATTAGGTGACTATAAATTGTTAGGAAAAGCGGCACTTACATCTTTGTTAGGCGTGGGTATTGTCATTATCATTGCCATTATTTTTAACATGTTCTTTCACATTGATATCAATACGAGGCAGTATTTAGCACGGACAGAAGTGACACTATCCGATTTCTTCCTTGCCTTAGCAGCAGGTGGAGCAGGGTCAATCGCAACACTGAATAGAAAGGCAGGCAACCTTGTGGGGGTTATGGTAGCTGTAGCGTTGCTTCCACCAAATATTGCACTTGGAATGTCTATCGGAAAAGGTTTATGGCCTGAGGCATATGGATCATTTTTACTCGTTACAGTCAACATCATGTGTATTTTATTGTCTGCAGTCATTGTATTTTCATTAACAGGCATTAGACCTGTTCGTTGGAGAGAAGTACAAAGGGCAAATGTATCAAGATCGCTATCGATTATATTTGTATTGCTGATAGTAGCTTCGCTTTTATCCGTCATATTCTTAGGGCAGGATATTAAATTTGAATAA
- a CDS encoding anti-sigma-I factor RsgI family protein, producing the protein MRKGIIMEQHRRYSVVMGRDGTFHKAKPLTGNIPGDEVQFEPLPEKNKLFGFFPRNLKLNVRFIAMVTALLIAILPLYSWYDSNQAYAYVNIDMNPSLELKVNHKMKVIDMTALNDDAGSFLETLSDWKNKAVEKVTVTIIQKGQEAGLMNQKNQVMIGVSYDGNSSQGKGITNSIDEYLQTNPQAVTIATFEVPKEIRKQAQEEKKSMNELYAQSVMQPTEGTTNTVSTSSNVNKKEQEIIQSFYNGSKDPNGQNKQNSTQEQSDSGSKQNPTPENPESKEDTQGENEQPETSEVDTNTSAKENKQHNAKKNKAVSYSAEQLLDKLPPGIAKKIDIQDDNILNALPPGIAKKVKESGNIDEFRSLLRKRMEEEADFLQTKQKNNQPNKKKEMKQQNNSKRSQKELKIKQEKDKKWNDNRGKDKPNNNKRKNKDRNKNMQKQHKNSNKKNKQ; encoded by the coding sequence TTGAGAAAAGGAATCATCATGGAGCAACATCGTCGGTATTCCGTCGTTATGGGTAGAGATGGCACGTTCCATAAAGCAAAACCACTGACTGGAAATATACCGGGAGACGAAGTACAATTCGAACCTTTACCAGAAAAAAACAAACTGTTTGGTTTTTTTCCTAGGAATCTAAAACTTAATGTACGTTTTATTGCTATGGTAACGGCATTACTAATTGCCATCCTACCGTTATATTCGTGGTATGATTCCAACCAAGCTTATGCTTATGTAAATATTGATATGAACCCTAGTTTAGAGTTGAAAGTCAATCATAAAATGAAAGTCATTGATATGACAGCATTAAATGACGATGCGGGTTCATTTCTCGAAACACTGTCAGACTGGAAAAACAAGGCCGTGGAAAAAGTAACTGTCACCATTATTCAAAAAGGACAGGAAGCTGGCTTAATGAATCAAAAGAACCAAGTCATGATTGGTGTAAGCTATGATGGAAACAGCAGTCAAGGAAAAGGAATTACAAATAGTATTGATGAATACTTGCAAACAAATCCTCAAGCCGTGACTATTGCCACGTTTGAAGTACCTAAAGAAATCCGAAAGCAAGCTCAAGAAGAAAAGAAATCGATGAATGAGTTGTATGCTCAATCAGTCATGCAACCTACAGAGGGAACAACGAACACTGTATCTACATCATCTAATGTGAATAAAAAGGAACAAGAAATTATTCAATCATTTTATAATGGTTCCAAAGATCCTAATGGCCAAAATAAACAAAATTCTACACAAGAACAGTCAGATTCAGGTTCTAAACAAAATCCTACTCCAGAAAACCCGGAATCTAAAGAAGATACACAGGGAGAAAACGAACAACCAGAAACCAGTGAAGTGGATACCAATACTTCAGCTAAAGAAAATAAACAGCACAATGCTAAGAAGAATAAGGCTGTTTCATACTCAGCAGAACAATTATTGGATAAACTCCCACCTGGCATAGCAAAAAAAATAGACATACAAGATGATAATATACTCAATGCTCTTCCTCCTGGTATAGCAAAGAAGGTCAAGGAATCTGGCAACATTGACGAATTCCGTTCGCTTCTTCGCAAGCGAATGGAGGAAGAGGCTGATTTTTTACAAACGAAACAAAAAAACAATCAACCAAATAAAAAAAAAGAGATGAAACAACAAAATAATTCGAAACGATCCCAGAAAGAACTGAAAATCAAACAAGAGAAAGATAAGAAATGGAATGACAATAGAGGAAAAGATAAACCAAACAACAACAAAAGGAAGAACAAAGATAGGAACAAAAACATGCAAAAACAACATAAAAATTCTAATAAAAAGAACAAACAATAA